A window of Cryptomeria japonica chromosome 3, Sugi_1.0, whole genome shotgun sequence contains these coding sequences:
- the LOC131040404 gene encoding probable carboxylesterase 15 gives MDASNANAVVAEDLEVPGLKFFSDGSFSRYDPPGISAPPSPEASLAEDKGVASKDITLDNDLGLWVRIYCPLDAAAKHQSLPVCVYFHGGGFCIGSASWKPYHALCIRIATAAGAMVVSVNYRLAPEHRLPAAYDDCASALSWLRSGGTEDPWLSRHSDLSRIFLVGDSAGGYVVHHVGLREPSCCRGLVMVQPSFAGEERTASEAEAPQATNYSDKFREMSLPVGATRDHPLCNPLATDALRESLERATLPPLLVVIGGRDIRRDRERDYCEVLKKYGKDVKVLVLEEEDHAFYVLTPETENTELLVQEIALFVKANS, from the coding sequence ATGGATGCCTCAAATGCCAATGCCGTAGTCGCAGAAGACCTAGAAGTGCCGGGCCTCAAATTTTTCAGCGATGGTTCCTTTTCTCGCTACGATCCCCCAGGCATCTCAGCCCCCCCATCTCCCGAAGCCTCGTTAGCAGAGGACAAAGGAGTCGCCTCCAAAGACATAACATTGGACAACGATCTGGGCCTGTGGGTGCGCATCTACTGTCCTCTCGATGCCGCCGCCAAGCACCAAAGCCTTCCCGTTTGCGTCTATTTCCACGGCGGGGGTTTCTGCATTGGAAGCGCATCTTGGAAACCGTATCACGCGCTGTGCATACGCATAGCAACGGCTGCGGGAGCGATGGTGGTCTCAGTCAATTACAGGCTGGCTCCCGAGCACCGCCTCCCCGCCGCCTACGATGACTGCGCCTCCGCACTCTCTTGGCTGCGCTCTGGCGGCACAGAGGACCCCTGGCTGAGCCGCCACTCCGATTTGTCGAGGATTTTTCTGGTGGGGGACAGTGCGGGGGGCTACGTTGTCCACCACGTTGGCCTTCGGGAGCCCTCCTGTTGCCGTGGTCTGGTTATGGTGCAGCCCTCCTTCGCTGGAGAGGAGCGCACCGCTTCTGAGGCGGAGGCGCCCCAGGCGACCAACTATAGTGACAAGTTTCGGGAGATGTCGTTGCCGGTGGGGGCCACCAGAGACCATCCCTTATGCAATCCGTTGGCCACGGATGCGTTGCGCGAATCGCTGGAGAGGGCAACGTTGCCTCCTCTGTTGGTTGTCATCGGGGGGCGTGATATTAGGAGGGATCGAGAGAGGGATTATTGCGAGGTTTTGAAGAAGTATGGCAAGGATGTTAAGGTGCTCGTGTTGGAGGAGGAAGACCACGCTTTTTATGTTCTCACACCGGAGACTGAGAACACCGAGTTGCTCGTTCAAGAGATCGCGTTGTTTGTGAAGGCCAATTCTTAG